The following DNA comes from Pseudomonas triticicola.
TCCTGATCGAGCACGTAGGCGAAACCACCGGTCATGCCAGAACCGAAGTTGTAACCGGTCTTGCCGAGCACGCAGACGAAACCACCAGTCATGTACTCGCAGCAGTGATCGCCAGTGCCTTCCACGACGGTGTGGGCACCGGAGTTACGCACGGCGAAACGCTCGCCTGCGGTGCCGGCGGCGAACAGCTTGCCGCCAGTGGCACCGTACAGGCAGGTGTTGCCGATGATGGCACTTTCCTGAGTCTTATAAACGCTGCCCTTCGGCGGCACGATGGTCAGCTTGCCACCGGTCATGCCTTTGCCGACGTAGTCGTTGGCGTCGCCTTCGAGGTACATGTTCAGACCGCCGGCGTTCCACACGCCGAAGCTCTGCCCCGCCGTGCCTCTGAAACGGAAGGTGATCGGCGCCTTGGCCATGCCCTGGTTGCCGTGCTTGCGCGCGATTTCGCCGGAGATCCGGGCGCCGATCGAACGGTCGCAGTTGCAGATATCCAGCTCGAACTCGGCGCCGCTGAGGTCGTTGATCGCCGACGAGGCCAGCTCGACCATCTTCTCCGCGAGCAGACCTTTGTCGAACGGCGGGTTGCGCTCAACGCCGCAGAACTGCGGTTTGTCCGCCGGGATGTGATCGCTGCCCAACAGCGGCGTCAGGTCCAGGTGATGCTGCTTGGCGGTCTGGCCTTCGAGGATTTCCAGCAGATCAGTGCGACCGATCAGCTCTTCGAGGGAGCGCACACCCAGTTTGGCCAGCCACTCACGGGTTTCTTCGGCGACGTAGGTGAAGAAATTCACCACCATGTCGACGGTGCCGATGTAGTGATCCTTGCGCAGTTTCTCGTTCTGCGTCGCGACGCCAGTGGCGCAGTTGTTCAGATGGCAGATGCGCAGGTATTTGCAGCCCAGTGCGATCATCGGCGCGGTACCGAAGCCGAAGCTCTCGGCGCCAAGGATCGCGGCCTTGATCACGTCGAGACCGGTTTTCAGGCCACCGTCGGTCTGCACCCGGACTTTGCCGCGCAGGTCGTTGCCGCGCAAAGTCTGGTGGGTTTCAGCCAGACCGAGTTCCCACGGCGCGCCAGCGTACTTGATCGAGGTCAACGGCGAAGCACCGGTGCCACCGTCATAGCCGGAAATGGTGATCAAGTCCGCATAGGCCTTGGCCACACCGGCAGCAATGGTGCCGACGCCCGCTTCTGCTACCAGCTTCACCGAAACCAGCGCCTGCGGGTTGACCTGCTTCAAGTCAAAGATCAACTGCGACAAATCTTCGATCGAATAGATGTCGTGGTGCGGCGGTGGCGAAATCAGGGTCACGCCCGGCACTGCATAACGCAGCTTGGCAATCAGCCCGTTGACCTTGCCGCCCGGCAGTTGCCCGCCCTCGCCCGGCTTGGCGCCTTGGGCGACCTTGATCTGCAGCACTTCGGCGTTGACCAGGTATTCCGGAGTTACACCAAAACGGCCGGTGGCAACCTGTTTGATTTTCGAGCTCTTGATGGTGCCGTAACGTGCCGGATCTTCACCACCTTCGCCGGAGTTGGAACGCGCACCGAGGCGGTTCATGGCTTCGGCCAGGGCTTCGTGAGCTTCCGGCGACAGTGCGCCCAGCGAGATGCCGGCGGAATCGAAGCGCTTGAGCACCGACTCCAGCGGCTCGACTTCACTGATGTCCAGCGGCGTGTCGAGGGTCTTGACCTTGAACAGGTCGCGAATCATCGACACCGGACGGTTGTCCACCAGCGAGGTGTATTCCTTGAACTTGGCGTAGTCGCCCTGCTGCACAGCGGCTTGCAGAGTGTTGACCACGTCCGGGTTGTAGGCGTGATATTCGCCACCATGGACGAACTTCAGCAGACCGCCCTGCTGAATCGGCTTGCGCGGGCTCCAGGCTTCGACGGCGAGGGCTTTCTGCTCGGCTTCGATGTCGACGAAACGCGCGCCCTTAATGCGGCTCGGCACACCACGGAAACTCAGCTCGCAAACTTCTTCGGACAGGCCGATGGCTTCGAACAGCTGCGCACCGCGGTACGAAGCGATGGTCGAGATACCCATCTTCGACAGGATCTTCAGCAGACCTTTGGTGATGCCTTTGCGGTAGTTCTTGAACACCTCGTAGAGGTCGCCCAGGACTTCACCGGTACGGATCAGGTCACCCAATACTTCGTAGGCCAGGAACGGATAGACCGCCGAGGCGCCAAAGCCGATCAGCACCGCGAAGTGATGCGGGTCACGGGCGGTCGCGGTTTCAACGAGGATGTTGGAATCGCAACGCAGGCCTTTCTCGGTCAGGCGGTGGTGCACTGCACCGGTCGCCAGCGAAGCGTGGATCGGCAGCTTGCCCGGGGCAATATGGCGGTCGCTGAGGACGATCTGGGTACGCCCGGCGCGCACAGCTTCTTCAGCCTGATCGGCAACGTTGCGGATCGCCGCTTCGAGGCCGAGGCTTTCGTCGTAGTTGAGGTCGATGATCGCCCGTTCGAAACCCGGACGGTCGAGGTTCATCAGCGAGCGCCACTTGGCCGGAGAGATCACTGGCGAGCTGAGGATCACGCGCGAGGCGTGTTCCGGCGACTCCTGGAAAATGTTGCGCTCGGCACCGAGGCAGATTTCCAGCGACATCACGATCGCTTCACGCAGCGGGTCGATCGGCGGGTTGGTCACCTGCGCGAACTGCTGACGGAAATAGTCGTACGGCGTGCGCACACGCTGGGACAGCACGGCCATCGGCGTGTCGTCGCCCATCGAGCCCACGGCTTCGTAACCTTGCTCGCCAAGCGGGCGCAGCACCTGATCACGCTCCTCGAACGTGACCTGATACATCTTCATGTACTGCTTGAGCTGATCGACGTCGTAGAAAGCCGAACCGTGGTCGTTGTCTTCCATGGTCGCCTGGATGCGCAGGGCATTCTTGCGCAGCCATTGCTTGTACGGATGACGGGATTTCAGACGGTTGTCGATCGCATCGGTGTCGAGAATCTGCCCGGTTTCGGTATCCACGGCGAAGATCTGGCCCGGGCCGACGCGACCCTTGGCGAGCACGTCTTCGGGCTGGTAGTTCCACACGCCGATTTCCGAGGCGAGGGTGATGAAACCGTTCTTGGTGGTGACCCAGCGCGCCGGACGCAAACCGTTACGGTCGAGCAGGCACACCGCGTAGCGACCGTCGGTCATTACCACGCCGGCCGGGCCGTCCCACGGTTCCATGTGCATCGAGTTGTACTCGTAGAACGCACGCAGATCCGGGTCCATGGTTTCGACGTTCTGCCACGCAGGCGGAATGATCATGCGCACGCCACGGAACAGGTCGATGCCACCGGTGACCATCAGTTCGAGCATGTTGTCCATGCTCGATGAGTCGGAACCGACACGGTTGACCAGCGGGCCGAGTTCTTCCAGATCCATCAGATCGTTGGTGAACTTGGTCCGCCGGGCCTGCGCCCAGTTGCGGTTACCAGTGATGGTGTTGATCTCGCCGTTGTGGGCGAGGAAGCGGAACGGCTGCGCCAGCGGCCATTTCGGCAGGGTGTTGGTAGAGAAGCGCTGGTGGAACACGCAGATTGCGGTTTGCAGGCGCTCGTCACTCAGGTCCGGATAAAACGCCGCCAGGTCGGCCGGCATCATCAGGCCTTTATAGATGATGGTCTTGTGCGAAAAGCTGCAGATGTAGTGGTCGGTGTCAGCGGCGTTGGCCACCGACGAACGGCGACGGGCACTGAACAGCTTAACGGCCATGTCCTGATCGCTCAGGCCTTCGCCGCCAATGTAGACCTGCTCGATCTGCGGCAGGCGCTCAAGGGCCAGGCGGCCGAGGACGCTGGTGTCGATCGGCACTTTGCGCCAGCCGATCAGTTGCAGGCCTTCGGCGAGGATCTCGCGGTTCATGTTCTCGCGAGCGGCTTCGGCCTTGGCCGGATCCTGATTGAAGAACACCATGCCCACGGCATATTGCTTGGGCATTTCGACGCCGAAGCTTTCCTGGGCAATGGCTCGCAGGAAGGCGTCGGGTTTTTGAATCAGCAGACCGCAACCGTCACCGGTCTTGCCGTCGGCATTAATCCCACCGCGGTGGGTCATGCAGGTCAGGGCCTCGATGGCCGTTTGCAAAAGGGTATGACTGGGCTCGCCCTGCATATGAGCTATCAGGCCGAAACCGCAGTTATCCTTGAATTCATCTGGTTGGTACAGACCTGCTTTCATAGACACTTTCTCACCAGGCTGCCCCTATTCGAGGCAAATTTCTTTTCAATTCAACCACTTGCGTTCCGCGCCGAACGTACGCCGGCTTAGCGGGGGCAAAAGGGTGGTCATTGTACACAGCGACACAGAGGCTCACAAATTTGACGACGAACTGTCGCAAATTCATGTCGCATTTGTGAAAGGTTTAAAGCGATCTGCTGTGCTAGTCAAAACTTTTTTAAATTCTGACCGCAACGACTCAAAAACTACTGTGACGCAGACACCACAAGGCACGCGACCTTTTCAGGAAGCGCGCACTCGTGGAGATTTTGAGGTGCCGGGAGAGGCGGCCTGGGTAAGGCCGCCGAATCTTCAGCGAGTTGTTGCCAGTTCCTGTTGGACGCTGGCGACAGTGCGAGGCCAAGGTTTACCAGCCTGAACCTTCGCTGGCAAGGCCTTGATGGCAGAAACGGCCGCATCACGATTGGCAAAGTTGCCGTAGGTGATCACGTAAAGCGGCTTGCCGTTGAGGACTTTCTTGAAATAACGGTACTCGCCGCCCTGCTCCTTGACGAAGTTCTGCGCGGCGGACTCCGAGCTGGTGCCGAGGATCTGCACGACATAGTTGCTGGTCGGCTGACCGGCGTACCAGCTGCCACCGGCAGCCTTGGCCACGGTAACTGGCTTGTCGGCAGGCTTGGCCGGAGCAGGAGCCGGTTTCGCAGCTGGCGCCGGGGTGGCCGGAGCAGGCTTGGCTGTGGCGATCTGCGTCGGTGCCGGGGTTGGCGCCGGTTTGGCAGCAGGAGTCGGAACCGGTGTCGGCGCAGGACCGGCCGGAACGCCAGCAGGCGGCGCGGAGGTGGTTACGGTCGGCGGCGTATCGCTGGAGCCTTCCAGCGGCACGCCGTCGTCGCCTTCGGTGATGCCACCGGCGGCTTCTGCCAGCGGGCCACGCATGACCGGCTGCGAGTTGCCGACCAATGGCAGCGGCATCGGCTGGGTGTTGCCGGCGAATTCGACGGACGGGTTGGCGCTGTTTGCTGCGCCCTGACCCAATGGCAATTGCGCCTGTTCATTGGCCGGAGCACCGGTGGTCGGTGCCTTGCTGCGACCCGGCATCAGCCAGGCGGCGGCAACCGCGACCACAACGACGGCGGAAATCGCCAATACGTGTTTCTTCGGCATGTTGAACCCCATACTTGGACGCTTGACCGCGGAGCGGCTGGCAATCATGACTTCGATCAGTGCATCGCGAGCGACCTGGTTGATGTTGCCCGGCCAGCCCTCGGAGCTTTCGTGAATATCAGAGATCTGATCTGCGGTGAAAAGTTCGACACCCCGGCCCGCGCCTTCCAGCCGCTGGTCGAGATATTCGCGGGTCTCTTCTTCGGTGTACGGCTGCAATTCGATGACGTGGAAACGCTCTTCCTCGAGCTGCAACGCCTCGAGCTGAGCGATCAGCGACGACTCGCCGAACAGGAACACATGCGGACGACCTTCCGGCGTGCCGGCGCCGAGCGCCATCAACGCTTCCAGCGCGGACTCGTCGAGCTGCTCGGCATCGTCCACGAGCAGATAGACTTCCTGCCCGGTCAGACCCAGTTGCACCACCTGCTCGAGAATCGCACCGACTTCGGCCTGAGCGACATCCAGCGCCTGCGCCACCTGGCGCAGCACGCCGGCCGCATCACCGGCGCCACGGGCGGAAACCACCACGCTCTGCACCGATTGTTTATTGGTGCTGGCAACGAGCGCCTGCCGCAGCAGGGTCTTGCCGCTGCCCTGCGGGCCGGTGACCACCAGCAGCAACTGGCTGTAACGCGCCAGGTGATGCAGTTGACCCAGCACCGGTTTGCGCTGGGCCGGGAAGAATTTGAAGCCCGGCACCCGTGGCGCGAACGGGTCGTGACTTAACTGGAAATGGCCGAGAAACGCCTCGTCGGCATGCAAACTAGTCATCGGAATCGTTTTAACCTTTAAGCTGAGCCAGGGCGCGGTAATCCGCTCCCAGCGTGGCCTGTAGAACCTCTTTCGGATAATCGTCGGTCACTACCGCTTCGCCCATCCGGCGCAGCAGCACCAGGCGCAGACGACCGTCGATCACTTTTTTATCAATTGCCATATGTTGGAGAAAATCGGCTTCGTGCATCTCTTCAGGCGGAATGACCGGCAAGCCGGCACGCTGGAACAGACGAATGCCGCGATCACGCTCCTGTTCGCTGATCCAGCCCAGGCGCGCGGACATTTCCAGCGCCATCACGGTACCAGCCGCCACCGCCTCGCCATGCAGCCAGACACCATAGCCCATGTGGGTTTCGATGGCGTGGCCGAAGGTGTGGCCGAGGTTGAGCGTGGCGCGCACGCCGGTTTCCTTTTCATCGGCACCGACCACCGCAGCCTTGGCCGCGCAGGAACGCTCGATCGCATAGGTCAGCGCGGTTTGATCCAGCGCGCGCAGAGCGTCGACGTTTTCTTCCAGCCAGGTCAGGAACGGCTCGTCGCAGATCAGACCGTACTTGATGACTTCCGCCAGGCCCGCCGACAACTCACGCTCCGGCAGGGTTTTCAGCGATGCGGTATCGATCAGCACCACGTTCGGCTGATAGAACGCGCCGACCATGTTCTTGCCCTGCGGATGGTTGATGCCGGTCTTGCCGCCGACCGAGGAATCGACCTGCGACAGCAGTGTGGTAGGAATCTGGATGAAATCGACACCGCGCTGATAGCAGGCGGCAGCGAAGCCGGCCATGTCGCCGATCACCCCGCCGCCCAAGGCGATCACGGTGGTGCGGCGGTCATGACGGGCGGTCAGCAGACCGTCGAAAATCAGTTGCAGGGTTTCCCAGTTCTTGAAGGCTTCGCCATCAGGCAACACCACCGAGATCACCGAGAACTGCGCAAGGCTGCGGGTCAGACGTTCGAGATAGAGCGGCGCGACGGTTTCGTTGGAGATGATTGCCACCTGCCGCCCGTGGATATGCGGCGCCAGCAGTTCCGCCTGATCCAACAGACCTTCGCCAATATGAATCGGGTAGCTGCGCTCGCCTAGATCGACCTTGAGTGTCTGCATGTGTCCCCACAGTGAAGATGGAAGCAGGCATCCTGCCCTGAAATTATTGGTGTTCTGCGGCCTGTAGCGGTATGACGCCGCTCGCCCGGCATCCGCCACACCCTCGGCGGACGCTGACAGGACGCCGAGGATAGCGCATTTCCGTCGATGCTTTAACGGGGTGGCAACTGCGCGAGACGGTCCAGAATGTCGAGCACCACCATGCGTGGCGGCCGCTCGTCGGTTTCCACCACCAGATCGGCGATTTCCCGATAAAGCGGATCACGGATTTCGAGCAGGTCGCGCAGGGTTTTCGCCGGATCGGCGGTGCGCAGCAGCGGCCGATTGCGATCGCGGGAGGTGCGGCCCACCTGCTGCTCGACGGAGGCGTGCAGATACACCACGCGCCCGCCTTCATGCAGGGCCTTGCGATTGGCATCACGCATCACTGCGCCGCCGCCGGTCGCCAGCACCACGCCATCGAACGCGCACAGCTCGGCGATCATCGCCTGCTCACGGTCACGAAAGCCCGGCTCGCCTTCCTTGTCGAAGATCCATGGGATATTGGCACCCGTGCGCAGCTCAATTTCCTTGTCGGAATCCTTGAACGGCAGGCGCAGCTCTTTGGCCAGCAATCGGCCGATGGTGCTTTTGCCAGCACCCATCGGTCCTACAAGTATCAAATTTCGCACAGAATCAACGACTCACAGCAATCGCCTGGTTATTCATGATACGCGGAGTGAGAAATACCAGCAGCTCGGATTTTTTCTCCGAAACCACATCACGCCGGAAAAGGCGGCCAAGATACGGCACATCGCCAAGAAATGGCACCTTATCTACGACCTTGCTTTGAGTATTTGAAAAAACACCGCCGATTACGATGGTCTCGCCGTCATTTACCAGCACCTTGGCGTTGACCTCGTTTTTCTTGATCGGCGGCACATCCTGCACTTTGTTCAGGTAGTCCGGCTCATCCTTGGTGACCTTGACCTCCATGATGATGCGGTTGTCCGGAGTGATCTGCGGAGTGACTTCCAGCGACAGCGAGGCCTCCTTGAACGACACCGAGGTCGCGCCGCTGGAGCTGGCCTCCTGATAGGGAATCTCGGTGCCTTTGAGGATCTTCGCGGTTTCCTTGTCCGAGGTGACCACCTTCGGCTGCGAGACGATTTCGCCGTTGCCGGTCTTTTCCATCGCCGTCAGTTCGAGATCCAGCAGCACGTTGTCGGTGATGAATGCGATGCCGATCCCCGAAGTGTTATTGACCGTGCCCATGTCGACGAACGGCGAGTTGGTGCCGGTGCTGCCCGGCGTACCGATAGTGCTCGACGAACCGTTGACCCCGGAGGCGTTCCAGTTGCCCTTGTTCTGCACCGAACCGCCCCAGCGCACGCCCAGGCTCTTGTCGTAATCGACGTTGGCCTCAACGATGCGCGCCTCGATCATCACCTGGCGGACCGGAATATCCAGCTGCGCGACGATCCGCCGGAGTTCGTCGAGGCGATCCTGGGTCTGGTAGGCAATGATGTTGTTGGTTCGCTCATCGACGGTAATCGAACCGCGCTCATCGACCTTGGCCTCGGCACTGGTCACCGACTGGAACAGCTTGGCGATGTCCGCCGCCTTGGCGTAATTGACTTGCAGCAGCTCGCGACGCAGGGGCGCCAGCTCGGCGATCTGCTTCTGCGATTCCAGTTCCTGACGCTCGCGAGCGGCAATTTCATCGGCCGGCGCGACCAGCAGCACGTTGCCGATCTTGCGCTTGTCCAGCCCCTTGGTTTTCAGCACCAGATCCAGCGCCTGATCCCACGGCACGTTCTGCAGGCGCAAGGTGATACCGCCCTGCACCGTATCGCTCGCCACCAGATTGAGATTGGTGAAGTCCGCGATCAGTTGCAGCACCGAGCGCACGTCGATGTCCTGAAAATTCAGCGAGAGCTTGTCGCCGACATAGGCCTGACGGTCGGCGTTGCGCTTTTGCAGGTCGTCGATGCTCATCGGCCGAACGCTGACGGTGAGCTTGTTGTCGGTCTGAAACGTGGAGTAGTCGAAGGTGCCGCTGGGCTCGACACTGATCACCGTGCGATCGCCGGTGAGCGCTGCGTTGACGAACTGCACCGGCGTGGCGAAGTCCTTGACGTCGAGGCGCACGCGCAGCTTTTCCGGCAATTGCGTGCGGGCGAAGCTGAGGATGATCTTGCCATCGTGCTCCTGGATATCCGGGGCGATGGTCGGATCAGAGAGGTCGATGACTACGTTGCCCTCGCCCTCGGTGCCGCGCTGGAAATCGACGCCGCGAATCGCCCTGCTGCGTTGCGCGGCTGGTCTGGCAGGTGCCGCAGCGGCCGTGGCGGCCGTGGCGGCACGCGGTGCCACGGCAGCCGGGCGCGGCGCAGTCGCGGAAGCGCCCTGACCGACCACCACAAACAGATTATTGCCCTCGACCCGCGTGCTGTAAGGCGCCAACTGCGTCAGGCTGACAATCAGCCGCGTGCGATCCTTGGCTTCGGCCACCGTGGCCGTGCGCGCGTTGCCGCTGCCCAGATCAAGATTACTGTTGGCCAATTGGCTGGTCACGCCCGGCAGATCCAGTGCAATGCGCGCCGGCGACTCGGTTGTGTAGCCCTTGGGCTGCGGTGGCGGGCCGTCGAACGACAGCTTCAGTTCGACGCGGTCACCCGGCAGCGCGGCAACATCCAGCGCTTTCAGACTGGCCGCCATTACCATCGGTGACAACAGCGCTATCCATAGCGAAAAACCGAGGGTGGAGAAAATCCTGTTCATTGTTCGACTTCCACTATGAGTGCTCTTTCAAAGGAATGGTGCGCGGCCGCTCCAGCCAGGCGCCGGCGCCGTCGGGCACGATCTCGACGACATCGACCTGAGTGGCGCTGATGGCGACAATACGGCCGTCGTTGCGGCCCAGATAGTCGCCGACCTTGAGGCGGTGCACCCCGCCCGCGCCGCGCAGCAGCGCGAACGAGCCCGAGGCATTGGCGATCGTGCCAACCATTTCGAACTGCTCGATATTGAACCCTTCAAGGTATTGCTTGACGCGGTTGGGGTCGGGTTTGACGTTGCGCGACCCATGCTTCTGCCCGGCCAGATCGACCCGCGCCTGCCGCGAAAACGGACTGCGCAGGTTGGCGGCGCTGTAAGTGAATGTGGGGTAAGACCGGAATGTCGGCGTTGGTTCAATCTTGCCCGCCGGGCGCAGGCGCACTTCGTTGAGGTAAGCATCGAGGTCGCTGAAGTCATCGCCGCCACCGCAGCCGCTCAACGCCAGCATCATGGGCAGGACGAGATAACGAATCGGGGTCATTTCTCCAGCCCCTTGTCGTTATAGCGGTACGTCTTGGCAAGAATACTCATGCGCAGCTTCGTCCCGCCTTCGGGATTGGCCGGCGCCAGTTCGAAATCGTGCAGAGTGACAATCCGTGGCAGGCCGGCGACGCCGCTGACGAAGGTCGCGAGGTCGTGATAGGCACCGGTTACGGTGATCTGGATCGGCAGTTCGATGTAGAACGGCTGGGTCACTTCCGGCAGCAGCTTGATTTCCTCGAATTCCAGGCCGCTGCCCAGACCAGTGCGGGTGATATCTTCGAGCAGGCCCGGCACTTCGGTGTCGCTGGGCAATTGCCGCAGCAGCACGCCGAAGGTGTTTTCCATTTCCTTCATTTGCTGGGTATAGAGCTCAAGGTTCGCCGACAGCCGCGCCTTGCTGGCGAATTGTTCCTTGAGGGTGATTTCTTCTTCGCGCTTGAGGTCGAGCTGATTTTCCATATCGCTGATAAAGAAGTAATAGCCGAGCGCGAGGATCAACACCATCACCAGCGCACCGCACAGGGTTTTCACTGCCGGTGGCCAGGAGCCGATGTTGCTGGTGTCGAGGTCGTTGAAATCGATGCTGCGCAGGCCCTGCAGCCACTCGGAGGCTTTCATTGCTCGTCCTCCACAACCTTGGGCTGGGTCTGACGAACGGTCAGCTGGAAGATGTTGGCCTGCTCTACCTGATCGGCGCTGGTGGCCTTGACCTCATTCAGGCTCGGCGCGTCGAACCAGTCGGACGCGTCGAGATTGCGCATCAGCTCGGAGACCCGGTTGTTCGACTCCGCCGCGCCACTGATGGACAAGGTCTTGCCGGCCATTTTCACATCGGTGAAATACACGCCGTCCGGCAACGTGCGCGCCAACTGATCGAAGATTCGCCCGCTGATCTGCCGGTTGCCCTGCAGGTCCTGGATGATGCGCATGCGCTCGACCAGTTGCTGGCGGCGCGCCTTGAGCTCGCTGATCTGCTTGATGCGTTCGTCGACCACGGCGATCTGTTTGCCGATGTAATCGTTGCGCGCCATTTGCCGATCGATGGCTGCGGTGATGATCTGGTCGGCAATCAGCACCGCGCCGATAGAGCCGGCCAGCACGCCGATCAGCACCAGCAGAAAGCGTTTGCGCCGTTCTTCGCGGCGCTCCTCGCGCCAGGGGAGAAGGTTGATCCGCGCCATCAGTCGAAACTCCTGAGCGCGAGCCCGCAGGCAATCATCAAGGCTGGCGCGTCGCTGGCCAGCGCTCCGGCGTTGACCTTGCTGCCCAAGGCCATGTCGGCGAATGGATTGGCGACCTGCGTCGGCGTGTCCAGACGCTGTTCGATCAGACGGTCCAGGCCGGGCACCGAGGCGGTGCCGCCGGCCAGCAGGATATGGTCGACCGCGTTGTACTGGCCGGAGGCGAAGAAGAACTGCAGCGAGCGCGAGACTTGCTGCACCAGCGCCTCGCGAAATGGCTGCAGGACCTCGCTGACGTAATCGTCAGGCAGCCCGCCCTGCTTTTTCGCCAGGCCCGCCTGTTCGACCGTGAGGCCGTAGCGGCGCTGGATCTCCTCGGTGAGCTGGCGTCCGCCGAACAATTGCTCGCGGGTATAGATGATCTTGCCGTTGTGCAGGACGCTGAGAGTGGTCATGGTCGCACCGATGTCGACCACTGCCACGGTCAGGCGCTCCTGGGAGGCCGCCAGATGCGTTGCCAGCAGGCCGAACGAGCGCTCCAGCGCGTAGGCCTCGACATCCACCACCCGCGCGGTCAGGCCGGCGAGCGCCAGCGCCGCTTCACGCACCTCGACGTTTTCCTTGCGACAGGCGGCAAGCAGCACGTTGACCCGTTCCGGGTTGCGCGGCGAGACGCCCTGGACTTCAAAGTCGATGGCGACTTCGTCCAGCGGATAGGGAATGTATTGGTCGGCCTCGATCTTGAGCTGGTTTTCCAGTTCGTCGTCGGACAGCCCGGCGTCCATCTCGATGACCTTGGTGATCACCGCCGAACCCGCCACTGCCACCGCCACGCTCTTGACCCCGGTACGCGCCTTGACCAGCAGGCGGCTCAGTGCCTGGCCAACGCCCTCGAGTTCGGCGATGTTCTTTTCGACCACAGCGTTCGCCGGCAACGGCTCCACCGCGTAGGCCTCGACCCGGTAGCGCTCGCCCTGACGGCTCAATTCCAGCAGCTTCACCGACGTGGAGCTGATGTCGATCCCCAGTAACGCATTGGTCTTTTTATTGAAGAGTCCCAGCACTACCAATTCCCTATGACTTTCCGTGAGTTACGGACTCTGTAATACGCATTGCGTTCCTTCACCCCCGTCTTGACAGAAGCGCCAATGACGCCTCCGACGGAAAAGTGCTTATAATGCCCAGCGATTTTTTCCGCTTTTTACTGCCCGCGCGGATGGCTCTGTGTGTAACCGCAGCCCCGTGCCAAATTCATTCTTTGCCCTGGATGTCCAAAAGCCTTGATTCGTCTGCTGAAATTTTT
Coding sequences within:
- the gltB gene encoding glutamate synthase large subunit gives rise to the protein MKAGLYQPDEFKDNCGFGLIAHMQGEPSHTLLQTAIEALTCMTHRGGINADGKTGDGCGLLIQKPDAFLRAIAQESFGVEMPKQYAVGMVFFNQDPAKAEAARENMNREILAEGLQLIGWRKVPIDTSVLGRLALERLPQIEQVYIGGEGLSDQDMAVKLFSARRRSSVANAADTDHYICSFSHKTIIYKGLMMPADLAAFYPDLSDERLQTAICVFHQRFSTNTLPKWPLAQPFRFLAHNGEINTITGNRNWAQARRTKFTNDLMDLEELGPLVNRVGSDSSSMDNMLELMVTGGIDLFRGVRMIIPPAWQNVETMDPDLRAFYEYNSMHMEPWDGPAGVVMTDGRYAVCLLDRNGLRPARWVTTKNGFITLASEIGVWNYQPEDVLAKGRVGPGQIFAVDTETGQILDTDAIDNRLKSRHPYKQWLRKNALRIQATMEDNDHGSAFYDVDQLKQYMKMYQVTFEERDQVLRPLGEQGYEAVGSMGDDTPMAVLSQRVRTPYDYFRQQFAQVTNPPIDPLREAIVMSLEICLGAERNIFQESPEHASRVILSSPVISPAKWRSLMNLDRPGFERAIIDLNYDESLGLEAAIRNVADQAEEAVRAGRTQIVLSDRHIAPGKLPIHASLATGAVHHRLTEKGLRCDSNILVETATARDPHHFAVLIGFGASAVYPFLAYEVLGDLIRTGEVLGDLYEVFKNYRKGITKGLLKILSKMGISTIASYRGAQLFEAIGLSEEVCELSFRGVPSRIKGARFVDIEAEQKALAVEAWSPRKPIQQGGLLKFVHGGEYHAYNPDVVNTLQAAVQQGDYAKFKEYTSLVDNRPVSMIRDLFKVKTLDTPLDISEVEPLESVLKRFDSAGISLGALSPEAHEALAEAMNRLGARSNSGEGGEDPARYGTIKSSKIKQVATGRFGVTPEYLVNAEVLQIKVAQGAKPGEGGQLPGGKVNGLIAKLRYAVPGVTLISPPPHHDIYSIEDLSQLIFDLKQVNPQALVSVKLVAEAGVGTIAAGVAKAYADLITISGYDGGTGASPLTSIKYAGAPWELGLAETHQTLRGNDLRGKVRVQTDGGLKTGLDVIKAAILGAESFGFGTAPMIALGCKYLRICHLNNCATGVATQNEKLRKDHYIGTVDMVVNFFTYVAEETREWLAKLGVRSLEELIGRTDLLEILEGQTAKQHHLDLTPLLGSDHIPADKPQFCGVERNPPFDKGLLAEKMVELASSAINDLSGAEFELDICNCDRSIGARISGEIARKHGNQGMAKAPITFRFRGTAGQSFGVWNAGGLNMYLEGDANDYVGKGMTGGKLTIVPPKGSVYKTQESAIIGNTCLYGATGGKLFAAGTAGERFAVRNSGAHTVVEGTGDHCCEYMTGGFVCVLGKTGYNFGSGMTGGFAYVLDQDNTFVDRVNHELVEIQRISGEAMEAYRSHLQNVLNEYVAETDSEWGRELAENLDDYVRRFWLVKPKAASLKSLLSSTRASPQ
- a CDS encoding AAA family ATPase, with the translated sequence MTSLHADEAFLGHFQLSHDPFAPRVPGFKFFPAQRKPVLGQLHHLARYSQLLLVVTGPQGSGKTLLRQALVASTNKQSVQSVVVSARGAGDAAGVLRQVAQALDVAQAEVGAILEQVVQLGLTGQEVYLLVDDAEQLDESALEALMALGAGTPEGRPHVFLFGESSLIAQLEALQLEEERFHVIELQPYTEEETREYLDQRLEGAGRGVELFTADQISDIHESSEGWPGNINQVARDALIEVMIASRSAVKRPSMGFNMPKKHVLAISAVVVVAVAAAWLMPGRSKAPTTGAPANEQAQLPLGQGAANSANPSVEFAGNTQPMPLPLVGNSQPVMRGPLAEAAGGITEGDDGVPLEGSSDTPPTVTTSAPPAGVPAGPAPTPVPTPAAKPAPTPAPTQIATAKPAPATPAPAAKPAPAPAKPADKPVTVAKAAGGSWYAGQPTSNYVVQILGTSSESAAQNFVKEQGGEYRYFKKVLNGKPLYVITYGNFANRDAAVSAIKALPAKVQAGKPWPRTVASVQQELATTR
- the aroB gene encoding 3-dehydroquinate synthase; this encodes MQTLKVDLGERSYPIHIGEGLLDQAELLAPHIHGRQVAIISNETVAPLYLERLTRSLAQFSVISVVLPDGEAFKNWETLQLIFDGLLTARHDRRTTVIALGGGVIGDMAGFAAACYQRGVDFIQIPTTLLSQVDSSVGGKTGINHPQGKNMVGAFYQPNVVLIDTASLKTLPERELSAGLAEVIKYGLICDEPFLTWLEENVDALRALDQTALTYAIERSCAAKAAVVGADEKETGVRATLNLGHTFGHAIETHMGYGVWLHGEAVAAGTVMALEMSARLGWISEQERDRGIRLFQRAGLPVIPPEEMHEADFLQHMAIDKKVIDGRLRLVLLRRMGEAVVTDDYPKEVLQATLGADYRALAQLKG
- the aroK gene encoding shikimate kinase AroK is translated as MRNLILVGPMGAGKSTIGRLLAKELRLPFKDSDKEIELRTGANIPWIFDKEGEPGFRDREQAMIAELCAFDGVVLATGGGAVMRDANRKALHEGGRVVYLHASVEQQVGRTSRDRNRPLLRTADPAKTLRDLLEIRDPLYREIADLVVETDERPPRMVVLDILDRLAQLPPR